A portion of the Paenibacillus marchantiae genome contains these proteins:
- a CDS encoding sensor histidine kinase yields MLQHFEIFPKRYGFYPYIWMIYLAMPIYYLWNAQGHEWYIGVTSFIVFILTYRQLYMTSGTSLFSYWLSLQMLCVLVLSLVIDPNMFFLGFFTANFIGWYTEKRQFRMFLVIFAIIQTIPIALKIQYLSAYQLMFFAPFYLIMLASPFGIRSMLDRQKLEAQLDEAQQHIKKLIKREERMRIARDLHDTMGHTFSLITLKSELVAKLIVKNPERALQEAREIERTSRAALREVRQLVSDMRAISMVEALTDAKEMLKSADIELQLAGEQGPFHDVPDLTQNMASLCLLEAVTNIVKHSKATCCVIKLERTHDGISIRVKDNGNGISPDEHQGNGLKGMSERLNLIDGSLQISSDSGGTHLVFSFPLIATEHQGGIRA; encoded by the coding sequence ATGCTTCAGCATTTCGAGATTTTCCCAAAGCGATATGGATTTTACCCGTATATATGGATGATCTATCTGGCTATGCCAATCTATTATTTGTGGAACGCACAGGGACATGAGTGGTACATCGGCGTAACCTCCTTCATCGTATTTATCCTGACTTATCGGCAGCTCTACATGACATCAGGTACCTCACTCTTCTCCTATTGGCTTAGCCTACAGATGCTTTGCGTTCTGGTACTAAGCCTGGTGATTGATCCCAATATGTTTTTCCTCGGATTTTTCACAGCCAATTTTATCGGATGGTACACGGAGAAACGTCAGTTCCGAATGTTTTTGGTCATATTCGCCATTATCCAGACCATTCCAATTGCTTTAAAAATTCAATACCTTAGCGCTTATCAACTCATGTTTTTTGCGCCATTTTATCTCATTATGCTTGCTTCACCCTTCGGGATCCGTTCCATGCTGGATCGACAAAAGCTGGAGGCCCAGCTGGATGAAGCCCAGCAGCATATCAAGAAATTAATTAAACGTGAAGAGCGAATGCGAATTGCCAGGGATCTGCATGATACCATGGGACATACGTTCTCGCTGATCACACTGAAGAGTGAGCTGGTTGCCAAACTCATTGTCAAAAATCCCGAACGTGCCTTACAGGAAGCACGGGAGATTGAGCGCACCTCCCGTGCGGCATTGCGGGAAGTACGCCAGCTTGTCTCTGACATGCGGGCAATCAGCATGGTTGAAGCACTCACCGATGCCAAAGAAATGTTGAAGAGTGCTGATATCGAGCTTCAATTAGCAGGAGAACAGGGCCCATTTCATGATGTTCCCGATCTAACCCAGAACATGGCGAGCCTCTGTCTACTTGAAGCCGTAACGAATATTGTAAAACACAGCAAAGCCACTTGCTGTGTAATTAAGCTGGAACGAACGCATGATGGCATAAGCATACGGGTTAAAGATAACGGTAATGGCATTAGTCCAGATGAACATCAAGGCAATGGCCTAAAAGGCATGTCTGAACGACTGAACCTCATCGACGGCTCCCTCCAGATTTCCTCGGACTCTGGAGGAACCCACCTTGTCTTTTCCTTTCCCTTGATCGCCACTGAACACCAAGGAGGAATTAGAGCATGA
- a CDS encoding ABC transporter permease has translation MLMLLAQSRVEMLRMSRNVYFIFWSLMMPVAFYFLYTRIFTTGTTDPEQWNAHYLMSMTCFSIMGSSIMTLGIRLVQERAQGWVAYLQVTPLPNSIYFGGKMVGQTIMHLFSIIVIFTAGFLINGVSLPPAQWISSALWILAGSLPFLALGTCIGTFRRVDTASGLSNALYLSLALLGGMWMPLDIMPSWLRQMGNWLPSHSFGNGAWVIIAGGVPALRDILLLAAYLVGFMLLSTYIRNKQREA, from the coding sequence ATGTTGATGCTTCTCGCTCAATCTCGTGTTGAAATGCTCCGCATGTCCCGCAATGTCTACTTTATTTTCTGGTCCTTAATGATGCCCGTCGCCTTCTATTTTCTTTATACGCGCATCTTCACTACAGGAACAACAGATCCAGAACAATGGAATGCCCACTACTTGATGTCTATGACCTGCTTCAGCATCATGGGATCCTCAATCATGACACTCGGTATCCGACTTGTCCAAGAAAGAGCACAGGGTTGGGTCGCTTACTTGCAAGTGACTCCGTTACCCAACTCGATTTATTTTGGAGGAAAAATGGTAGGACAAACGATAATGCACCTGTTTTCCATCATCGTCATCTTTACAGCTGGATTCCTGATTAATGGTGTATCACTTCCTCCTGCTCAATGGATCAGCTCCGCCCTTTGGATTCTGGCTGGTTCTCTCCCCTTTCTTGCCCTTGGTACCTGTATAGGAACATTCCGACGGGTGGACACCGCCAGTGGATTGAGCAACGCTCTCTATCTATCTCTGGCCTTGCTGGGCGGGATGTGGATGCCTCTTGACATTATGCCGAGCTGGTTACGACAGATGGGCAACTGGCTTCCCTCTCATAGCTTTGGAAATGGAGCGTGGGTTATTATAGCCGGAGGCGTGCCTGCCCTACGCGATATCCTACTTTTGGCAGCATATCTGGTTGGATTTATGTTACTATCCACATATATCCGTAATAAACAAAGGGAGGCGTAA
- a CDS encoding ABC transporter ATP-binding protein, with protein sequence MSSPVIKMEQVSKRYGTKEVVNHISLEINRGSIVSILGPNGAGKTTTMKMMLGLSTATSGLVTVLGQKPNHKQVRQKIGVMLQDVSVMDGLTVREIISMVRSYYPAPLHADHIEELTGLPPADLNKRAEKLSGGQKRSLNFALAMAGNPEILFFDEPTVGLDSETRRHFWERIRQLAQEGKTVIFTTHYLHEADEVADRIILFNRGTIVADGTPGNIKAGITIRTISFSTTHSMFTNDDVSNTEMASVADVCAQIEDLPDVDGIEYHKDRCILHTKNTDVLLRHLIERRIPVSDIRIETGQLDDAYANLMESMKEEI encoded by the coding sequence ATGAGCTCACCCGTTATAAAGATGGAACAGGTAAGCAAAAGGTACGGCACCAAAGAAGTTGTCAACCATATCTCTTTAGAGATCAACCGTGGTTCGATTGTTTCGATCCTTGGCCCTAATGGTGCCGGCAAAACAACAACCATGAAAATGATGCTCGGCTTGTCCACTGCTACATCAGGACTTGTGACTGTGCTTGGCCAAAAACCGAATCACAAACAGGTTCGACAGAAGATTGGTGTCATGCTGCAGGATGTGAGTGTAATGGATGGGCTTACCGTTCGAGAGATTATAAGCATGGTACGCAGCTATTATCCAGCACCGCTTCATGCAGACCATATCGAAGAACTGACGGGACTCCCTCCAGCCGACTTAAATAAAAGAGCAGAGAAGCTGTCCGGCGGACAAAAGCGCAGCCTGAATTTTGCCCTCGCCATGGCAGGTAATCCCGAAATTCTATTCTTTGATGAACCTACAGTCGGACTGGATTCGGAAACAAGGAGACATTTCTGGGAACGAATCCGCCAGCTGGCACAGGAGGGTAAAACCGTAATCTTCACAACGCACTACCTCCATGAAGCAGATGAAGTAGCGGATCGAATCATTCTCTTTAACCGAGGTACCATTGTTGCAGACGGAACACCAGGGAATATCAAGGCCGGAATCACAATACGAACGATTTCCTTTTCAACTACGCATAGCATGTTCACCAATGATGATGTGTCCAACACGGAGATGGCATCCGTAGCCGATGTCTGTGCACAAATTGAAGATTTGCCTGATGTGGATGGGATCGAGTATCACAAAGATCGTTGCATTCTTCACACCAAAAATACAGATGTGCTGCTCCGTCACCTCATTGAACGCCGGATTCCCGTTAGTGACATCCGAATTGAAACCGGACAGCTGGACGATGCCTATGCAAACCTGATGGAAAGCATGAAGGAGGAAATTTGA
- a CDS encoding ROK family glucokinase, with protein MSEKIYVGVDLGGTAIKVGICDEHGQLMHTYEGPTEVDKGVDTVIANIEKYVRHIVAESPYSWEQLEGVGAGVAGFTNVREGIIVLAPNIGFRNVAIRSILEERLGKPVKIDNDANVAALGEAWAGAGKGVDNCVCYTLGTGVGGGLILNGKIYQGFSGMAGELGHVSVVPDLEAIQCGCGKMGCVETVSSATGIIRMAKDAVERGDHTSLALVDKIAAKEVFDAAKEGDEVALRIVNRAAFYLGKSMAAVAAVINPEMFIIGGGVSKAGNILFDEVRTVFAKLTPEPLQEGVKILEATLGNNAGIVGAAGLLLRS; from the coding sequence ATGTCTGAGAAAATCTACGTTGGGGTCGATCTCGGCGGAACAGCAATCAAGGTCGGTATATGTGATGAACACGGTCAGCTTATGCATACGTATGAAGGACCGACTGAAGTGGATAAGGGCGTTGACACGGTCATTGCCAACATCGAGAAGTATGTCCGTCATATCGTTGCTGAATCGCCTTACAGCTGGGAACAGCTTGAAGGTGTAGGAGCAGGAGTGGCTGGGTTCACCAATGTACGCGAGGGAATTATCGTTCTTGCCCCTAACATTGGATTTCGGAATGTAGCCATTCGTTCGATTTTGGAAGAACGTCTGGGCAAGCCAGTCAAAATAGATAACGATGCAAACGTGGCTGCACTGGGTGAAGCTTGGGCAGGTGCTGGCAAGGGTGTGGACAACTGTGTATGTTATACGCTTGGTACAGGCGTTGGTGGCGGACTGATCTTGAACGGCAAGATCTATCAAGGTTTCTCCGGTATGGCTGGTGAGCTTGGTCATGTCAGTGTTGTTCCTGATCTGGAAGCCATTCAGTGCGGATGCGGCAAAATGGGATGCGTGGAAACTGTATCTTCAGCAACCGGAATTATTCGTATGGCCAAAGACGCTGTAGAGCGTGGAGATCATACATCACTGGCACTCGTGGACAAGATTGCAGCTAAAGAAGTATTTGATGCAGCTAAGGAGGGCGATGAAGTTGCTCTTCGTATCGTCAATCGTGCAGCGTTCTATCTGGGCAAATCAATGGCGGCTGTAGCGGCTGTGATTAACCCTGAGATGTTCATTATCGGTGGCGGTGTATCCAAAGCGGGTAATATTTTGTTTGATGAAGTACGGACTGTATTTGCGAAACTGACACCTGAACCGCTGCAAGAAGGGGTTAAGATTCTTGAAGCAACGCTTGGCAATAATGCAGGTATTGTTGGCGCGGCAGGTCTTCTCTTGCGTTCCTAG
- the rapZ gene encoding RNase adapter RapZ — MLEGEVSPGTGATLIIITGMSGAGKTIAVQSLEDLGFFCVDNLPPVLIPKFAELIEQSNGKIGKVALVIDLRGREFFTALSESLNYIKDHFTIHCEILFLDATDSVLVQRYKESRRRHPLAPEGMPLDGIRLERKMLEELKNSATQVLNTSTMKPAQLKERIISRFSHLESHMLSVNITSFGFKYGIPIDADLVFDVRFLPNPHYIEHLRPNTGQNSDVYEYVMKWPETQAFLTKLLDMLHFLIPQYRKEGKSQVIIGIGCTGGKHRSVAISEYLGKMLGSSETEAVTVSHRDADRDRH, encoded by the coding sequence ATGCTTGAAGGTGAAGTTTCACCGGGCACAGGCGCCACGCTCATTATCATTACGGGCATGTCCGGAGCAGGCAAGACGATTGCAGTACAAAGCCTGGAGGATCTTGGTTTCTTCTGTGTGGATAATCTTCCACCGGTATTGATTCCAAAATTTGCGGAGTTGATTGAGCAATCGAACGGCAAAATTGGCAAGGTCGCACTGGTTATCGACCTTCGCGGTCGTGAGTTCTTTACGGCTTTGTCCGAGTCACTGAACTATATTAAAGATCATTTTACCATTCATTGTGAAATATTATTCCTGGACGCGACAGACTCTGTATTAGTCCAGCGCTATAAGGAGAGCAGGCGCAGACATCCACTGGCTCCTGAGGGCATGCCGCTGGACGGCATCCGGCTGGAACGTAAGATGCTGGAGGAACTCAAAAATTCCGCCACTCAGGTACTGAATACCAGTACGATGAAGCCTGCTCAATTGAAAGAGCGCATCATATCCCGCTTTTCTCATCTGGAAAGCCATATGCTGTCGGTAAATATTACGTCGTTTGGGTTCAAATACGGTATTCCTATCGATGCGGATCTGGTGTTTGATGTTCGTTTCTTGCCAAATCCGCATTATATTGAACATTTACGTCCGAATACGGGACAGAATAGTGATGTATATGAATATGTTATGAAATGGCCGGAGACGCAGGCGTTTCTGACCAAGCTGCTGGATATGCTGCATTTTCTGATTCCGCAATACCGGAAGGAAGGCAAAAGCCAGGTTATTATTGGAATCGGCTGTACCGGAGGCAAGCATCGTTCGGTAGCAATATCGGAATATTTGGGCAAAATGTTGGGAAGCAGCGAAACTGAGGCTGTCACCGTGAGCCATCGCGACGCCGACCGGGACCGTCATTGA
- a CDS encoding gluconeogenesis factor YvcK family protein, with amino-acid sequence MKEAGPRRERPRIVVMGGGTGLSVMLRGLKEKPLDITAIVTVADDGGSSGILRNELQMPPPGDIRNVLTALADVEPLLSDMLNYRFNTGAGLAGHSLGNLILAAMTDISGDFVTAVRELSRVFAVRGEVLPAAGQAVILHAEMEDGSIVTGESKIPEAGLRIKRVFLEPDHVEPLPEAVEAIRQADAILIGPGSLYTSILPNLLVPKLAEAVVEADAVKMFICNVMTQPGETDNYTVSDHLKAVHEHVGQQIFDYVIVNNGDIPLQVQNKYAEKGAKPVVLDMNVLKSAGYQVVADTLVLFRTYLRHDADKLSHHIYQLVQNWMLRKR; translated from the coding sequence ATGAAAGAAGCCGGACCACGAAGAGAACGTCCGAGAATTGTAGTCATGGGCGGCGGAACCGGATTATCCGTGATGCTGCGCGGTTTGAAGGAAAAGCCGCTGGACATCACGGCCATCGTGACGGTGGCGGATGACGGAGGGAGTTCGGGCATCCTGCGTAATGAGTTGCAAATGCCGCCTCCGGGCGACATTCGTAACGTACTCACGGCGCTAGCAGATGTAGAACCGTTATTGTCGGATATGCTGAATTATCGCTTCAATACAGGCGCGGGGCTTGCAGGCCACAGCCTGGGTAACTTGATTTTGGCTGCAATGACGGATATATCGGGCGACTTTGTGACCGCTGTGCGGGAACTTAGCCGCGTGTTTGCCGTTCGGGGTGAGGTATTACCCGCAGCCGGGCAGGCCGTTATACTGCATGCAGAGATGGAGGACGGATCGATTGTTACGGGCGAGTCCAAGATCCCTGAAGCTGGCTTACGGATCAAACGCGTTTTCCTTGAACCGGATCACGTGGAGCCGTTGCCAGAGGCTGTTGAGGCTATTCGTCAGGCAGACGCCATCCTGATTGGACCAGGTAGTCTCTACACGAGCATTCTGCCCAATCTGCTTGTACCTAAGCTGGCTGAAGCTGTCGTTGAAGCTGACGCAGTAAAAATGTTTATTTGTAATGTGATGACACAGCCAGGAGAGACGGATAATTACACGGTGAGTGACCACCTCAAGGCGGTACATGAACATGTAGGACAACAAATTTTCGACTATGTCATTGTAAATAATGGTGATATTCCGCTGCAAGTGCAGAATAAGTATGCGGAAAAAGGAGCTAAACCAGTTGTGCTGGATATGAATGTGCTGAAGAGTGCCGGCTATCAAGTGGTTGCGGATACGTTGGTCCTATTCCGGACTTATCTGCGTCATGATGCCGACAAGCTGAGCCATCACATCTATCAACTTGTACAAAATTGGATGTTACGGAAGAGGTGA
- the whiA gene encoding DNA-binding protein WhiA, whose translation MSFAAQTKKELTMIESEPCCEKAELSALIRMLGAVQLSNKKVILDISTENAAIARRAYSLLKKHFQVHTELLVRKKMRLKKNNVYIVRIPTMVQVILKDLYIVSEGFLFTPGISGELFKNNCCKRAYLRGAFMAGGSVNNPEGSSYHLEIASMYEEHCQALVDLANEFHLNARCIERKKGFILYIKEGEKIIELLSIIGAHQALFKFEDVRIMRDMRNSVNRIVNCETANLNKTIGAAVRQIDNIRLLQKEVGLESLPEKLREVAEVRLAHPDINLKEVGELLKGTVSKSGVNHRLRKIDELAEKVRTERYG comes from the coding sequence ATGTCGTTTGCAGCACAGACCAAAAAAGAACTAACGATGATCGAAAGCGAACCGTGCTGCGAAAAGGCGGAACTTTCAGCCCTCATCCGTATGCTTGGTGCGGTGCAGTTATCGAATAAAAAAGTCATCTTGGATATTTCGACGGAGAATGCCGCCATTGCAAGACGGGCATACTCTCTGCTTAAAAAGCATTTTCAAGTGCATACGGAATTGCTTGTCCGCAAAAAAATGCGGCTGAAAAAGAACAATGTATATATTGTTCGGATTCCAACCATGGTACAGGTGATTTTAAAAGATCTGTACATTGTTTCTGAAGGATTTCTGTTTACTCCCGGGATCAGTGGAGAGCTGTTCAAAAATAACTGCTGTAAACGTGCTTATCTTCGAGGAGCATTTATGGCAGGAGGCTCGGTCAACAATCCCGAAGGTTCATCCTACCACCTGGAGATTGCATCCATGTACGAGGAGCACTGTCAGGCCCTGGTGGACCTGGCGAATGAATTTCATCTCAATGCCCGGTGTATAGAACGCAAAAAAGGATTTATCCTATACATTAAGGAAGGCGAGAAAATCATTGAACTGCTCAGTATCATTGGTGCACATCAGGCTCTTTTCAAGTTCGAGGATGTGCGTATCATGCGAGATATGCGTAATTCCGTCAACCGAATCGTCAATTGTGAGACGGCGAACCTGAACAAAACGATTGGAGCAGCCGTCAGACAGATCGATAACATCAGATTGTTGCAAAAGGAAGTTGGTCTGGAGTCGTTGCCCGAAAAGCTTCGTGAAGTGGCTGAAGTCAGACTTGCCCATCCGGATATCAACTTGAAGGAAGTAGGCGAACTGCTTAAGGGTACAGTAAGTAAGTCCGGGGTGAATCACCGGCTTCGCAAGATTGATGAGTTGGCAGAGAAGGTTCGTACCGAGCGTTATGGTTAA
- a CDS encoding HPr family phosphocarrier protein produces the protein MTKHPVVVRLKTGLHARPAALFVQEANKYSSEVFVEKDDKKVNAKSIMGIMSLAISTGTEIQISAEGADAEQAVNALVSLVSKEELENQ, from the coding sequence ATGACAAAGCACCCGGTAGTTGTCCGTTTGAAAACGGGTCTCCATGCCAGACCTGCGGCACTGTTCGTTCAAGAAGCGAATAAGTACTCATCTGAAGTGTTCGTCGAGAAGGACGACAAAAAAGTAAATGCAAAAAGTATCATGGGGATCATGAGCCTTGCAATCAGTACTGGTACGGAAATCCAGATTAGTGCAGAAGGCGCGGACGCCGAACAGGCTGTAAACGCTTTAGTTAGTCTGGTAAGCAAGGAAGAGCTTGAGAACCAATAA
- a CDS encoding SIMPL domain-containing protein, translated as MGKLWMKPLGAVMVAGTLLVGGTAWVAPSNYAYAAEVQGVQQNVINVVGTGEIQVKPDIAYLSIGVNSTADTAASAQKANAAKIQKVSNLLKSTWKISADDIQTSQFYVQPDYTYSEKDGQKIKGYTAHHTLTVTYREMDKIGELLDAASQAGANNIENVRFTVEKPESFEAQVIEKAVANADVKAGAIAKAVKRQLGAVLSVSQGDANVPVFYASEALMSKATADSAGSTEIETGQVKVSTTLNITYEMK; from the coding sequence ATGGGTAAATTATGGATGAAACCGCTGGGCGCGGTGATGGTCGCAGGTACATTGCTAGTAGGAGGTACTGCTTGGGTGGCACCTAGTAACTATGCATATGCTGCTGAGGTACAGGGGGTACAGCAAAACGTGATTAACGTTGTGGGTACAGGTGAGATTCAGGTGAAGCCTGACATCGCTTATCTTTCCATTGGAGTGAACAGTACGGCAGATACCGCAGCCTCTGCGCAAAAAGCGAATGCAGCGAAAATTCAAAAGGTTAGCAATCTGCTGAAAAGTACGTGGAAAATCAGTGCGGATGATATTCAAACCAGCCAGTTCTACGTACAGCCTGACTACACGTATAGTGAAAAAGACGGACAGAAGATCAAAGGGTACACAGCTCATCACACATTGACTGTAACTTACCGGGAGATGGACAAGATTGGTGAACTCCTGGATGCTGCATCCCAAGCTGGTGCCAACAATATTGAAAATGTACGTTTTACGGTAGAAAAACCGGAGAGCTTTGAAGCTCAGGTAATTGAAAAAGCTGTTGCTAATGCTGATGTAAAAGCTGGAGCTATTGCAAAAGCGGTTAAACGTCAACTGGGTGCTGTTCTCTCCGTGAGCCAAGGTGACGCCAATGTACCTGTGTTCTATGCAAGTGAGGCTTTGATGTCCAAAGCAACAGCTGATTCTGCTGGTAGCACAGAAATTGAAACAGGACAGGTTAAAGTAAGCACAACGCTGAATATTACTTATGAAATGAAATAA
- a CDS encoding PdaC/SigV domain-containing protein → MTSWKKWTSALLAAGIIVGSGAVWQDSSVQAASVSTKVTTPTEVTLKSGGKTLTQKGLLQGGSTWVSLTAVKDVAGGSLKYDAKAKEYSLTAANNTMTISLIDGAPSVRINNYYPQVEAKLINGRLYIPFSAMRDYLGVQGNWDGKAKTLTLSKVKQNSVTVKAATVKVSIKNAEVDIQYPQVSGLANDKAEAAINKVLKDEVDAFVADLKKQTKEFGDAAANRPYAFESSYVVTYNENGVLGLITQSYQDYAGAHGMTFRSGHTFALDSGKELSLDDVIQNNKTVRQTVSKKVGDQLKASGGYLEGYKGLNKDQDFYVTPTGVVVFFQLYEYTAYAEGFPEFPFTYKELLPKGTEPFSGLTANK, encoded by the coding sequence ATGACATCATGGAAAAAATGGACTAGTGCACTACTGGCGGCAGGAATTATTGTGGGGAGCGGGGCTGTATGGCAGGATAGTTCTGTACAGGCAGCTTCAGTATCCACGAAAGTGACAACACCTACTGAGGTAACTCTGAAGTCGGGGGGCAAAACTCTTACTCAAAAAGGGCTCCTTCAAGGTGGCTCCACTTGGGTATCGCTTACCGCAGTGAAAGATGTTGCAGGTGGAAGCTTGAAATATGATGCAAAGGCTAAGGAGTACTCCTTAACGGCAGCTAATAATACGATGACCATCAGCCTGATTGATGGGGCACCGAGTGTTAGAATTAATAACTACTATCCACAAGTGGAAGCGAAGCTGATCAATGGCCGATTGTATATTCCGTTTTCTGCAATGAGAGATTATTTGGGTGTTCAGGGCAACTGGGATGGCAAAGCCAAGACACTGACGCTGAGCAAAGTGAAGCAAAATAGCGTGACAGTCAAAGCGGCAACAGTGAAAGTCAGCATCAAGAACGCTGAAGTCGATATTCAATATCCTCAGGTTAGCGGACTGGCTAACGATAAAGCAGAAGCAGCTATCAACAAGGTGCTGAAAGATGAAGTCGATGCTTTTGTAGCAGATCTCAAAAAACAAACTAAGGAATTTGGTGACGCAGCAGCGAACCGTCCATATGCATTTGAGAGTTCTTATGTCGTGACATACAACGAAAATGGTGTGCTTGGACTCATTACGCAAAGTTATCAGGACTATGCAGGTGCACATGGCATGACTTTCCGTTCAGGTCACACCTTTGCTCTGGATTCCGGCAAGGAATTGAGTCTGGATGATGTAATTCAAAATAACAAAACTGTGCGTCAGACAGTAAGCAAAAAAGTCGGAGATCAGCTTAAAGCTAGCGGTGGTTACCTTGAAGGCTATAAAGGCCTGAATAAAGATCAGGATTTCTATGTAACACCAACAGGTGTAGTTGTATTCTTCCAGTTGTATGAGTATACAGCTTATGCGGAAGGCTTCCCAGAATTTCCGTTCACATACAAAGAGTTGCTTCCTAAAGGCACAGAGCCGTTCAGTGGCTTAACAGCAAACAAGTAA
- the clpP gene encoding ATP-dependent Clp endopeptidase proteolytic subunit ClpP, protein MSYIPMVVEQSNRGERAYDIYSRLLKDRIIFLGSDVNDVVANSIMAQMLFLTAEDPEKDIHLYINSPGGSITAGMAIYDTMQFIKPDVSTICVGMAASMGAFLLNAGAKGKRFALPNSEIMIHQPLGGAQGQASDIEIRARRILKMRDTLNRIIAERSGQPLERIEKDTDRDYFMSAAEAADYGIIDKVIENVGSQGI, encoded by the coding sequence GTGAGTTATATTCCAATGGTCGTTGAACAGAGCAACCGCGGTGAGCGCGCCTATGACATCTATTCCAGATTGCTGAAGGATCGTATCATCTTCCTTGGCAGTGATGTAAATGACGTTGTGGCGAATTCCATCATGGCACAGATGTTGTTCCTTACTGCGGAAGATCCGGAGAAAGACATTCACTTATACATCAATAGCCCAGGCGGCTCCATTACAGCCGGTATGGCGATTTACGATACTATGCAATTCATCAAACCGGATGTATCTACCATCTGTGTAGGTATGGCGGCTTCGATGGGTGCATTCCTGTTGAATGCAGGTGCCAAAGGTAAACGTTTTGCATTGCCTAACAGCGAAATCATGATTCACCAACCACTTGGTGGTGCGCAAGGTCAAGCTTCGGACATCGAAATTCGTGCCCGCCGCATCCTGAAAATGCGTGATACGTTGAACCGCATCATCGCTGAGCGCTCAGGCCAACCGCTGGAGCGTATTGAGAAAGATACAGATCGTGACTACTTTATGAGCGCTGCTGAAGCTGCCGATTACGGTATCATCGATAAAGTTATTGAAAACGTAGGTTCCCAAGGCATCTAA
- a CDS encoding sugar-binding transcriptional regulator gives MRTILEVQKQLLPDLMDVLKKRYTILHQIMLSDVIGRRTLANSMQMTERVLRAETDLLKAQGLIEIDSAGMKISEAGHELLQQLEPVAKELFGLSELEERIKQAYGLQKVVVVPGDSDISPFAKRELGRAGAKALGNIMTDNDVVAVTGGSTTAGVAEQLTPPTSLKGVWFVPARGGLGESLEIQANTIASTMAKRVGAQYKLLHVPDLLSDHAYESLIQDPSVQEILQLIRKSRIVIHGIGDAVEMARRRKLATEIIDELQAQGAVSESFGYYFNDQGEVVHTMLTLGMRLQDIERTDVVIGIAGGKSKAAAIHSVLRFGQEDILIIDEAAAEVIVAEME, from the coding sequence ATGCGAACGATTTTAGAAGTGCAAAAGCAGCTTCTGCCTGATCTCATGGATGTCTTGAAGAAGAGGTATACGATTCTGCACCAGATCATGTTATCGGATGTGATCGGACGAAGAACGTTAGCTAATTCCATGCAGATGACCGAGCGGGTTCTGAGGGCTGAAACCGATTTGTTAAAGGCTCAGGGACTTATTGAAATTGACAGTGCAGGCATGAAGATCAGTGAGGCAGGGCATGAATTGCTGCAGCAGTTGGAACCCGTCGCCAAAGAGCTGTTCGGATTATCCGAACTGGAAGAGCGCATCAAGCAAGCCTACGGTCTGCAAAAGGTAGTTGTGGTTCCTGGTGATTCGGACATTTCTCCATTTGCCAAACGGGAACTGGGTAGAGCCGGAGCGAAGGCTCTGGGTAATATTATGACTGATAACGATGTTGTCGCCGTAACTGGCGGTTCAACAACGGCTGGAGTTGCAGAGCAACTGACTCCGCCAACATCGCTGAAAGGTGTCTGGTTTGTGCCGGCACGCGGTGGGCTGGGAGAAAGCCTCGAAATTCAGGCCAATACGATTGCATCCACGATGGCAAAACGGGTAGGGGCCCAATACAAACTCCTGCATGTACCGGATTTGCTTAGTGATCATGCCTACGAATCACTAATCCAGGACCCAAGTGTTCAGGAGATTCTGCAGCTGATTCGAAAATCGCGGATCGTCATTCATGGAATCGGTGATGCCGTAGAGATGGCACGGCGCCGTAAACTTGCGACAGAGATCATAGATGAACTTCAGGCGCAAGGGGCCGTATCTGAATCCTTCGGTTATTACTTTAATGATCAGGGTGAGGTGGTACACACCATGCTTACGCTGGGCATGCGACTCCAGGATATTGAACGAACCGATGTCGTGATCGGAATTGCAGGTGGCAAAAGCAAAGCTGCTGCTATTCACTCCGTGCTGCGATTTGGCCAGGAAGATATTCTGATTATTGACGAGGCTGCTGCCGAAGTCATCGTTGCCGAAATGGAATAA